A genomic window from Sulfurospirillum diekertiae includes:
- a CDS encoding symporter small accessory protein has translation MVWETFDVGVGLAFWLMNASALLCVIYGIIYWNKDKEEKVIERKTWDKNEAKINKDL, from the coding sequence ATGGTATGGGAAACATTTGATGTAGGTGTTGGTTTAGCCTTTTGGTTAATGAATGCGAGTGCTCTCTTATGCGTTATTTACGGCATTATTTACTGGAATAAAGATAAAGAAGAGAAGGTGATTGAACGCAAAACGTGGGATAAAAATGAAGCTAAAATCAATAAGGATCTGTAA
- a CDS encoding sodium:solute symporter family protein, with the protein MNLIENIVIILYLAVLAYLGFVGYKQTKSSADYLIAGGNTHPFVMALSYGATFISTAAIVGFGGVAAWLGNSLLWLTFCNIFIGVFIAFVFLGNPTRKMGIRLNAHTFPELLGRRFNSKFIQVFGGVLITIFMPLYTSAVLIGGTEFLVAYFKVDYHLALLVMSVIVTGYVLAGGLKGVMLTDALQGVIMFVAMIILMVMVFNAIGGVDVGLSKLEMVWDKTVAPLSTVPIKELVVGSPDFLMKLSMNWGFQGWNKMPVFLSEGWLFIITTIAMGVGVGVLAQPQLVVRFMTVKSKNELNRAVLIGGIFIIAMTGIIYLVGSVTNVWYYEFNEGKNALQSTGGVGKVIPHFINAAMPRWFSFIFLFALISAAMSTLSSQFHAMGTAIGRDVFEQLAGKHNPNSLLITRVGIVVMIVISVTLAYFFDKQPAIIARSTAIFFALCASIFLPTYFGGLFWKRMTKKGAIASMFVGTIITTFWLVFVHFQEAKELGLCKMLFGVNSLLSGKNYLCGCNDGCFTSFAFNCSGCFAHDKARESSIN; encoded by the coding sequence ATGAATTTAATTGAAAATATTGTCATTATACTTTACCTCGCAGTGCTTGCCTACCTAGGATTTGTGGGGTATAAGCAGACGAAAAGTTCAGCAGACTATCTTATTGCAGGTGGAAATACGCATCCATTTGTTATGGCACTGAGTTATGGTGCAACCTTTATCTCTACTGCTGCCATCGTTGGGTTTGGTGGTGTAGCAGCATGGCTTGGAAATTCACTCTTATGGCTTACGTTTTGTAACATCTTTATTGGTGTCTTTATCGCGTTTGTTTTTTTGGGCAATCCAACGCGAAAAATGGGCATTCGACTTAATGCACACACCTTTCCTGAATTACTGGGACGACGTTTTAATTCTAAGTTTATTCAGGTATTTGGTGGCGTTCTTATCACAATTTTTATGCCACTATACACTTCGGCAGTTTTAATTGGTGGAACAGAATTTTTAGTCGCTTACTTCAAAGTGGACTATCACCTTGCTCTTCTTGTGATGTCGGTGATTGTAACAGGCTATGTTTTAGCAGGCGGACTTAAAGGCGTTATGTTAACCGACGCGCTTCAAGGGGTCATTATGTTTGTAGCGATGATCATTTTGATGGTGATGGTGTTTAATGCCATCGGTGGCGTTGACGTGGGACTTTCAAAGTTGGAGATGGTTTGGGATAAAACCGTTGCACCGCTTTCCACTGTTCCAATCAAAGAGCTTGTCGTGGGAAGTCCTGATTTTTTAATGAAACTCTCGATGAATTGGGGATTTCAAGGGTGGAATAAAATGCCTGTTTTCCTTTCAGAGGGATGGCTATTTATTATCACAACCATTGCAATGGGTGTGGGTGTAGGTGTTTTGGCACAACCACAACTCGTGGTTCGTTTTATGACTGTTAAAAGTAAAAACGAACTCAATCGTGCGGTTTTGATTGGCGGTATTTTTATCATTGCTATGACGGGAATTATCTATTTGGTTGGTTCAGTGACCAATGTGTGGTACTATGAGTTTAATGAAGGTAAAAATGCACTTCAAAGTACCGGTGGTGTGGGAAAAGTGATTCCTCATTTTATCAATGCTGCAATGCCAAGATGGTTTTCATTTATTTTTTTATTTGCATTAATATCAGCGGCTATGAGTACACTTTCCAGTCAGTTTCATGCAATGGGGACGGCAATAGGTCGTGATGTTTTTGAACAACTAGCAGGAAAGCATAATCCAAATTCACTCCTCATTACACGGGTAGGTATTGTAGTGATGATCGTCATTTCAGTCACATTAGCTTACTTTTTCGATAAACAACCTGCTATTATTGCCCGCAGTACCGCCATCTTCTTTGCGCTTTGTGCGAGTATATTTTTGCCAACTTATTTTGGTGGACTTTTTTGGAAACGTATGACTAAAAAAGGTGCGATTGCTTCTATGTTTGTAGGTACGATTATCACAACATTTTGGTTGGTTTTCGTTCATTTTCAAGAGGCAAAAGAGTTAGGTCTGTGTAAAATGCTTTTTGGAGTCAATAGTCTTTTAAGCGGAAAAAATTACCTTTGTGGATGCAATGATGGTTGCTTTACCTCTTTCGCTTTTAACTGCAGTGGCTGTTTCGCTCATGACAAAGCCAGAGAGTCCAGCATTAATTAA
- the fliS gene encoding flagellar export chaperone FliS produces MYSNLAYSTYSQNNASIESSEKLIRMLYEGVLRFASQAKRAIEDGSIEKRTYWINRTSAIFTELINSLNYDGGQIAYYLSGLYVHQVKLLAEANLNNDTSKLDEVISVAKELLQAWKDETDNVVD; encoded by the coding sequence ATGTATTCAAACTTAGCATATTCAACTTACTCACAGAATAACGCCTCAATTGAATCTTCTGAAAAGTTGATCAGGATGCTATATGAAGGCGTTTTACGCTTTGCATCACAAGCTAAAAGAGCCATTGAAGATGGTAGCATCGAAAAGCGAACGTATTGGATCAATCGTACGTCCGCAATCTTTACGGAGCTTATCAACTCGCTTAATTACGATGGTGGGCAAATTGCTTATTACCTCAGTGGTCTTTATGTTCACCAAGTTAAACTTCTTGCTGAAGCAAATCTCAACAATGATACCTCTAAATTAGATGAAGTTATTAGCGTTGCCAAAGAATTATTACAAGCATGGAAAGATGAGACGGATAATGTCGTGGATTGA
- the fliD gene encoding flagellar filament capping protein FliD, which yields MINDRAGGKVTASILNVGGTNPYKLVIKSTSTGANNAITLSSIGTGTALTDLGLNTVANHLQTATDASFVYNGVTINRSSNTVSDLVSGLSLTLNKEQTDATTNTTVAITQDWTNITTNLKSLVSGYNDLMTKLKSATTYDTTAKTAGTFQGVSQVNSLSSAIRKEVLSVDSKGRGLSDYGLSMDSKGVLSFNSATFDAKVAANPADIKDYFQGSTTYSSTSYNGSAVAAGALSIGSSAFSINGKAITLTTGASSTTADNLAAIKTAINNAGLSGITASIGTNNNIVLKGTAGADIVIKGDTTALASLGLAANNVYSSPTIKDGIFSTFNSIMNGYVNTTDGTLTQYNTSLTTLKTALTTSRATAVSRLDTKYNAMATKFAAYDSMISKLNNEFSSLSTIIKQSMTSKS from the coding sequence ATGATCAATGATAGGGCTGGCGGAAAAGTCACTGCTTCTATTCTTAACGTTGGTGGAACTAATCCTTATAAGCTTGTCATTAAATCAACTTCAACGGGAGCAAATAATGCCATTACCTTATCTTCCATTGGTACAGGAACGGCACTTACTGATTTAGGTCTGAATACAGTGGCTAATCATCTTCAAACGGCAACAGATGCCTCCTTTGTCTACAATGGCGTTACGATCAATCGTTCATCCAATACAGTATCGGATCTTGTTTCTGGACTAAGCCTAACTTTAAATAAAGAACAAACAGACGCAACAACGAATACAACAGTTGCCATTACACAAGACTGGACTAATATAACGACCAATCTTAAATCACTTGTCTCTGGTTACAATGATTTAATGACCAAACTCAAAAGTGCAACCACTTATGATACAACTGCAAAAACAGCAGGGACATTTCAAGGAGTATCGCAAGTAAATTCTTTGAGTTCTGCTATTCGTAAAGAAGTGTTAAGTGTTGATAGTAAAGGCAGAGGATTGAGTGATTATGGTCTTTCCATGGATAGTAAAGGCGTATTGTCATTTAATTCAGCGACCTTTGATGCTAAAGTAGCTGCTAATCCTGCTGATATTAAAGACTATTTTCAAGGTTCAACAACCTACAGTAGCACTTCTTACAATGGTTCGGCTGTTGCAGCAGGAGCATTGAGCATCGGTTCAAGTGCCTTTTCAATTAATGGCAAGGCCATTACCCTTACAACAGGTGCTAGTTCAACGACAGCAGATAATTTGGCTGCCATTAAAACAGCCATTAATAATGCTGGACTTTCAGGCATTACTGCAAGTATTGGCACAAATAATAACATTGTTTTAAAAGGTACTGCAGGTGCGGATATTGTTATTAAGGGTGACACTACAGCTCTTGCTTCTTTAGGACTTGCTGCAAATAATGTTTACTCTTCCCCGACTATCAAAGATGGTATCTTTTCAACGTTTAATAGCATCATGAATGGTTACGTCAATACCACGGATGGAACGCTGACTCAGTACAACACAAGCTTAACAACGCTCAAAACAGCTTTAACAACATCCAGAGCAACCGCCGTTTCACGTTTAGATACTAAATATAACGCAATGGCAACAAAATTTGCTGCTTATGACAGTATGATTAGCAAACTAAACAATGAGTTTAGCAGTCTTTCTACTATCATCAAACAGTCCATGACCTCTAAATCGTAA
- a CDS encoding flagellar cap protein FliD N-terminal domain-containing protein: MATTSTTTTTSSTTGSLSSLGLGSGVLTSDVLDKLRAADESGLVTPIDNKLTANATKQTDLASILSLANALKSSTNVLSDENNYLKRTTTVSNDAVSVTAIGGAAIENFTLHVNTLAKQDIYQSTSFSSQTSSFTSASDTLNLKIGTSNYTLDITSTNNTV, translated from the coding sequence ATGGCAACAACTTCAACGACTACCACCACAAGTAGCACGACTGGTAGTTTGAGTTCATTGGGTCTTGGTAGTGGTGTATTAACAAGCGATGTTTTGGATAAATTACGTGCCGCTGACGAATCAGGCCTTGTAACACCTATTGATAATAAATTAACTGCCAATGCAACCAAACAAACGGATTTGGCATCGATTCTATCACTCGCAAATGCGTTGAAGTCGTCTACCAATGTACTATCGGATGAAAATAATTATCTCAAAAGAACGACAACCGTCTCTAATGATGCAGTATCCGTCACCGCAATTGGTGGTGCAGCGATAGAAAACTTTACACTGCATGTAAATACATTAGCCAAACAAGATATTTATCAATCAACCAGTTTTTCAAGCCAAACAAGCTCTTTTACATCAGCAAGTGACACACTTAACCTCAAAATTGGAACAAGCAATTATACTCTTGATATAACTTCAACAAACAACACTGTCTGA
- a CDS encoding flagellar protein FlaG, giving the protein MDIFSATSKQVETATAPKVSNPIPTRQVEQTADTTKVNQQQSQNTDTKKTLTDTVKELNKQMDLLDTNLTFGFNDKIDVMYVNVMEKSTGKVIRKFPTDEAMKLSEKIERDCRDNF; this is encoded by the coding sequence ATGGACATTTTTAGCGCAACCAGCAAACAAGTCGAAACAGCAACCGCTCCCAAGGTATCAAATCCTATACCAACAAGACAAGTTGAGCAAACGGCGGACACGACTAAAGTCAACCAACAACAAAGCCAAAATACAGATACTAAAAAAACATTAACAGATACCGTTAAAGAGCTTAATAAGCAAATGGATTTGCTTGACACCAATCTCACTTTTGGTTTTAATGATAAAATTGATGTAATGTATGTTAATGTAATGGAAAAAAGCACAGGCAAGGTCATTCGTAAATTTCCTACCGATGAAGCAATGAAACTTTCTGAAAAAATTGAAAGAGATTGTAGGGATAATTTTTGA
- the rsmD gene encoding 16S rRNA (guanine(966)-N(2))-methyltransferase RsmD translates to MAIKPLLTTISAGKYKGKKIMLPSLDSTRSTKAILKGSLFDSLQYDIVDEVFVEVFGGSGSMGLEALSRGAKQAYFIEKDRAAFSVLKNNCKEIDEKHTTPLQGDSFLLFPTLLSTLTCKAYFYFDPPFSIRNGMEDIYQKVLSLIALIPPQMAHLIVIEHMSSLILPEVIGVYALHKTKKFGNSTLSYYRSNEN, encoded by the coding sequence ATGGCAATTAAGCCTCTATTGACAACCATTAGTGCGGGTAAATATAAAGGTAAAAAGATTATGCTTCCTTCCCTTGATAGCACACGAAGTACCAAAGCAATTCTGAAAGGTTCTCTTTTTGATAGCCTGCAATATGACATTGTGGATGAAGTTTTTGTTGAAGTGTTTGGTGGAAGTGGGTCAATGGGTTTGGAAGCGCTGAGTCGCGGAGCAAAGCAAGCCTATTTTATTGAGAAAGATAGAGCAGCATTTTCAGTGTTAAAAAATAATTGTAAAGAAATTGATGAAAAACATACAACACCGCTACAGGGTGACAGTTTTTTACTCTTTCCAACCCTTCTTTCTACGCTTACATGTAAAGCCTATTTTTATTTTGATCCGCCTTTTTCTATTCGTAATGGAATGGAAGATATTTACCAAAAGGTACTCTCCCTTATTGCTTTGATTCCTCCTCAAATGGCTCATTTGATCGTCATAGAGCATATGAGTAGTCTCATCCTTCCAGAAGTGATCGGCGTTTATGCCCTACACAAAACTAAAAAATTTGGGAATAGCACTTTGAGCTATTATCGTTCAAATGAAAACTAA
- a CDS encoding DUF1003 domain-containing protein, which produces MKTKTFISDISGKSFPLTERISSKAIRGSILKYIQDANPTFNEQSYLANTELNIFREKYITDYLTQELGQLTTLEHKVIDSFQNHSILTDNIEDDDKTVLSFGQRIADKVATFGGSWTFILSFCSFLIIWILVNVYWFHNQGFDPYPYILLNLILSCIAALQAPVIMMSQNRQEEKDRIRAKNDYMINLKSELEIRMLHEKIDHLIMHQQEELLEIQKVQIDMMEDILQRVNQK; this is translated from the coding sequence ATGAAAACTAAGACATTTATTAGTGATATTTCTGGTAAATCATTTCCGCTAACGGAGCGGATCTCCTCTAAGGCTATTCGAGGATCCATTTTAAAATACATCCAAGATGCGAATCCCACTTTTAATGAACAAAGTTATTTAGCCAATACCGAACTCAATATTTTTCGAGAAAAATATATTACAGATTATTTGACTCAAGAGTTAGGCCAACTTACTACGCTAGAGCATAAGGTTATTGACTCTTTTCAAAATCACTCTATCCTGACCGACAATATAGAAGATGATGATAAAACTGTTTTGAGTTTTGGGCAGAGAATAGCCGATAAAGTAGCTACTTTTGGTGGCAGTTGGACATTTATTCTTTCATTTTGTTCTTTTCTCATTATTTGGATACTCGTCAATGTATATTGGTTTCACAACCAAGGATTTGATCCATATCCTTATATATTACTCAATTTGATCTTATCGTGTATTGCTGCATTGCAAGCTCCAGTGATTATGATGAGTCAAAATAGACAAGAAGAGAAAGATAGAATTCGTGCCAAAAATGATTATATGATCAACCTTAAATCCGAACTTGAAATTCGCATGCTTCATGAAAAAATCGACCATCTTATTATGCATCAACAAGAAGAACTCCTTGAAATTCAGAAAGTACAAATTGATATGATGGAAGATATTTTACAACGCGTTAATCAAAAATAA
- a CDS encoding flagellar basal body P-ring protein FlgI: MKIVKLSFVLISALSTLYAQRIGDIANVIGVRDNQLIGYGLVVGLNGTGDGSSSQFTLRSLSNLLQTVNVKIDPADIKSKNVAAVLVTAKLPAFARQGDKVDVSVSSIGDAKSLQGGNLILTPLKGVDGKIYSLAQGSLTIGGMNGKEKGQLNHPASANIFGGAIVEREIENNLHDQEYVNLSLKEANFNTAVSIQNELNKKFGKKVAVATDSRTIRMMRPENLTTVEFLAKTLDVDVKYEKEDKIVIDERTGTIVSGVNIKVDPVVVTHGDITIKIEASDVPLDDKSVDIGGDVQIASTENRIKIKKESMTVANIARALTKLGAKPKDIISILENIKRSGAITASLEII; the protein is encoded by the coding sequence ATGAAGATCGTCAAACTATCTTTCGTATTAATTTCAGCGCTCAGTACGCTTTATGCCCAAAGAATAGGCGATATTGCTAATGTTATTGGTGTGCGTGATAACCAATTAATAGGCTATGGTCTTGTCGTTGGACTTAATGGTACGGGTGATGGCTCGTCTTCACAGTTTACTTTGCGTTCACTTTCGAATCTTTTACAAACAGTGAATGTCAAAATTGATCCTGCTGATATTAAATCCAAAAACGTTGCCGCTGTTCTTGTTACCGCGAAGCTTCCCGCTTTTGCTAGACAAGGTGATAAAGTGGATGTTTCTGTCTCCTCTATTGGAGATGCGAAGTCATTACAAGGTGGCAATTTGATTCTAACACCTCTTAAAGGTGTGGACGGCAAAATTTACTCTCTCGCACAAGGTTCACTCACCATTGGTGGTATGAATGGTAAAGAAAAAGGACAACTCAACCATCCTGCTTCTGCCAATATTTTTGGTGGAGCGATTGTAGAGCGTGAAATCGAAAATAATCTGCACGACCAAGAGTATGTGAACCTCTCACTCAAAGAGGCAAATTTCAACACAGCAGTTTCAATTCAAAATGAACTTAACAAAAAATTTGGCAAAAAAGTGGCAGTAGCTACGGATTCAAGAACCATTCGTATGATGCGTCCTGAAAATTTAACAACGGTTGAATTTTTAGCGAAAACATTGGATGTTGATGTGAAGTATGAAAAAGAGGATAAAATTGTCATTGATGAACGTACTGGAACGATTGTTTCAGGTGTAAATATTAAAGTTGACCCTGTTGTGGTAACACATGGTGACATTACGATTAAAATTGAAGCCAGTGATGTGCCGCTTGATGATAAGAGTGTGGATATTGGTGGAGATGTACAAATTGCTAGCACTGAAAATCGCATCAAAATCAAAAAAGAGAGCATGACTGTTGCGAATATTGCACGTGCACTTACAAAGCTTGGAGCAAAGCCAAAAGACATTATTTCAATTTTGGAAAATATTAAACGCTCTGGTGCTATTACCGCTAGTTTGGAGATCATCTAA
- a CDS encoding rod-binding protein — protein sequence MQTTDSSVALINANYSGAIKHVDTNAKNDAALREQTDKFEAFFVKQILDIAINSEDNNENSLFPKDAGDKIYKSMYNDTMSNALSGKLGLSEMLFTYLKEGR from the coding sequence ATGCAAACAACCGATAGCAGTGTAGCGCTTATCAATGCCAATTATAGTGGAGCCATCAAGCATGTAGATACCAATGCTAAAAATGATGCCGCCCTTAGAGAACAAACCGATAAATTTGAAGCTTTTTTTGTGAAACAAATTCTTGATATTGCTATCAACAGCGAGGACAACAATGAAAATAGCCTTTTCCCGAAAGATGCGGGTGACAAGATTTATAAGTCGATGTATAACGATACAATGAGTAATGCTCTAAGTGGAAAATTGGGATTAAGCGAGATGCTATTTACATATTTAAAAGAAGGTCGTTAA
- a CDS encoding flagellar biosynthesis anti-sigma factor FlgM → MISKIQTSNVAYIQQSAPQDDSSKGINKTDKTEGVDKVSALKEQIANGTYKVDLAKTAQAAAEELI, encoded by the coding sequence ATGATTTCAAAAATTCAGACGTCCAATGTGGCGTATATACAACAAAGTGCCCCCCAAGATGATTCATCTAAAGGGATAAATAAAACAGACAAAACTGAAGGTGTAGATAAAGTCTCCGCACTTAAAGAGCAGATCGCAAATGGAACCTATAAAGTCGATCTAGCAAAAACTGCTCAAGCAGCCGCGGAAGAGTTGATCTAA
- the flgK gene encoding flagellar hook-associated protein FlgK — protein sequence MSNLFGILNTGNSGLNAAQVAVATTSQNIANAQNTFYTRQRVSFSASPALSSQGVSVGSGVTVTSIVRIHDELVFSKLRSAATSLSYDTNSSQSLQEVAKYFPDLSDAGIAKDLTSYFTEWNNLASNTTAGSQKIALVQAASTLGGDIQSTRETIRNLQDSVNTQLKSTVDEVNSIGQQMADVNKQIATIESQKGNYANDLRDKRDQLELTLSNLIGFSVSKGNLISNDSVDANMTDTGTQYYLNIAGATLVDGSTFHPLVIDNSSNGSSYYSIYSEIQDGTRYNLTEQLSGGKIGSMLDLRGRVIDPSVNGGYPQDGTIQSYINNLDTFAQSVITETNNIYANSAQKSMQTPNLDLKSNTSLQNAYNNVENGSFDMIVYDSAGKEVARKTITIDNATTMGDDTFSKSILTQINTSTDDNKDNNSLNDVDDYFKATFADNGAFSLSPTINNNGYTIAIKDKGTNFPGTVGISQFFTGTDASNIDVKAEYKKDSSLIQGYGAPISGNQDVANAMLQLQYNKINFYGKSGSVSSDTISGYYSAVTTKVATDASASKSSYDTNEALYNTINTQFQSISGVNKDEELANLIQYQKSYTAAAKIITTINEMLDTLLGIKQ from the coding sequence ATGAGCAACTTATTTGGGATTTTAAACACAGGTAATTCTGGATTAAATGCTGCTCAAGTAGCGGTAGCAACCACGAGTCAAAATATTGCCAATGCCCAAAATACTTTTTATACACGCCAAAGAGTGAGTTTTAGTGCAAGTCCTGCGCTTAGTTCTCAAGGGGTGAGTGTGGGCTCTGGTGTGACTGTCACATCTATTGTACGTATTCATGATGAATTGGTTTTTTCTAAGCTCAGAAGTGCTGCTACAAGTCTTTCATACGATACAAATTCATCTCAATCACTTCAAGAAGTTGCAAAATATTTTCCAGATTTAAGTGATGCAGGTATTGCAAAAGATTTAACATCGTACTTTACTGAATGGAATAATCTTGCCTCCAATACCACAGCTGGTTCTCAAAAAATAGCATTAGTGCAAGCTGCTTCAACTTTAGGAGGAGATATTCAATCAACCAGAGAAACCATTCGAAACCTTCAAGACTCTGTGAATACTCAGCTTAAAAGTACAGTTGATGAAGTGAATAGTATTGGTCAGCAGATGGCTGACGTTAATAAACAAATTGCCACCATTGAATCTCAAAAAGGTAATTATGCCAATGATCTTCGTGATAAACGTGACCAATTAGAATTGACACTGTCAAATCTAATTGGTTTTTCTGTTTCAAAAGGTAATCTCATCAGTAATGACAGTGTCGATGCAAATATGACAGATACTGGGACACAGTATTATCTCAATATTGCAGGAGCAACGCTTGTGGATGGTTCAACGTTCCATCCGCTTGTGATTGACAATAGTTCTAATGGAAGTAGTTATTATTCTATTTATTCTGAAATTCAAGATGGAACACGTTATAACTTAACGGAGCAGTTATCGGGTGGTAAGATTGGTTCCATGTTGGATCTTAGAGGTCGCGTGATTGATCCTTCTGTCAATGGAGGCTATCCTCAAGATGGTACGATTCAAAGTTATATCAATAATCTTGATACCTTCGCTCAAAGTGTTATCACAGAAACGAACAATATTTACGCAAACAGTGCTCAAAAAAGTATGCAAACACCCAATTTAGACCTTAAAAGTAATACCTCGTTGCAAAATGCCTATAATAACGTTGAAAATGGCAGTTTTGATATGATTGTTTATGATAGTGCCGGTAAAGAAGTTGCTCGTAAAACGATTACCATTGACAATGCCACAACCATGGGTGATGATACTTTTTCAAAAAGTATATTAACTCAAATAAATACAAGTACCGATGATAATAAAGATAACAATTCGCTGAATGATGTTGATGACTATTTCAAAGCAACATTTGCAGACAATGGAGCATTCTCTCTTTCGCCTACAATCAATAATAACGGCTATACAATCGCAATTAAAGATAAAGGAACAAACTTTCCTGGTACTGTGGGTATAAGTCAATTTTTTACAGGCACAGACGCTTCCAATATTGATGTCAAAGCAGAATATAAAAAAGATTCTTCATTAATACAAGGCTATGGTGCACCAATCAGTGGTAATCAGGATGTTGCCAATGCTATGTTGCAATTACAATACAATAAAATCAATTTTTATGGGAAAAGTGGATCGGTATCGAGTGATACAATTTCAGGATATTACAGCGCTGTTACAACAAAAGTTGCAACAGATGCATCCGCTTCTAAATCAAGTTATGATACCAATGAAGCACTGTATAATACAATTAATACACAATTTCAATCCATTAGTGGTGTGAATAAAGATGAAGAGTTAGCAAATTTAATACAGTACCAAAAATCATATACCGCAGCAGCAAAAATCATTACAACCATTAATGAAATGTTAGATACTCTTTTAGGCATTAAACAATAG
- a CDS encoding ABC transporter permease gives MKKFPFLSTFILVLIFLFCFVFPSFYTGSAYDLNPSAILLPPSLEHFLGTDRLGRDLFARLMIGGQVSLIIGVLSALISSLVGLMIGISAGFFQKNVDKFNIIVIDLFLTFPTFFLLLALISYMSASVWVLIFIISITGWMGMARMIRSESFAISNAPFIKILKLSNVNTLKIIFKYFAPLLAPIFFISFTFGVSGAILAESGLSFLGIGITPPQMSWGVIISEGKEVIDIAWWLSFFPGFLIFLVTLSLINLSDYLQSKSNEKDILNDI, from the coding sequence GTGAAAAAATTTCCTTTTTTGAGCACTTTTATCTTGGTGCTCATTTTCCTATTCTGTTTTGTATTCCCTTCTTTCTATACAGGATCAGCTTATGATCTGAATCCTTCCGCAATTTTATTGCCCCCTAGTTTAGAACATTTTTTAGGTACGGATAGATTAGGGCGCGATCTTTTTGCTCGCTTGATGATAGGAGGACAAGTCTCTTTGATTATTGGTGTTTTAAGTGCATTGATTTCTAGTTTAGTGGGACTGATGATTGGGATTAGTGCAGGATTTTTTCAAAAAAATGTCGACAAGTTTAATATTATTGTAATTGATCTTTTTCTAACGTTTCCTACCTTTTTTCTTCTTTTAGCTTTGATTAGTTACATGAGTGCTTCTGTATGGGTGCTTATTTTTATTATCTCTATCACAGGATGGATGGGGATGGCAAGGATGATACGCTCTGAAAGCTTTGCTATTTCGAATGCTCCATTTATTAAAATTTTAAAACTATCCAATGTGAATACGCTGAAAATTATTTTTAAATACTTCGCTCCTTTGCTTGCACCTATTTTTTTTATTAGTTTTACCTTTGGTGTCAGTGGAGCAATTTTAGCAGAGAGTGGGCTTAGCTTCTTGGGTATTGGTATTACACCTCCTCAAATGAGCTGGGGTGTGATTATTAGTGAAGGAAAAGAGGTTATTGACATCGCATGGTGGCTTAGTTTCTTTCCAGGTTTTTTGATCTTTTTAGTCACTCTGTCGCTCATCAATCTCTCTGATTATTTGCAAAGCAAGAGTAATGAAAAAGATATTTTAAATGACATTTGA